atttgaTCGAGGATTTGTAACGTACGTTGCCACGGGTGAAGTCACCTCCTTGGAGCATGAATTGAGGAATGATTCTGTGGAAGGAAGAGCCAGCATATCCGAAACCCTTCTCACCAGTGCAGAGAGCACGGAAGTTCTCGGCGGTCTTTGGGACTACATCATCGTAAAGGTTGAAAGTGATTCTTCCGGCTTGCTCTGTCATAAGGAAAGTATATGTCAGCTCCGGAAACCAAGAGGGGAAGTGGAAGGTGGGGCAAAGATGACGacaatcaaaataaacaaaaggTGTCTTTGAAGCTCGACAAAAGCTCAATTGGCGCAAGAATAGATGCGCCGAGTCGTATTGTGTTAAAAAGTGATCGGTGTTgtaatgaaattgatatgaaATGGATCAATGAGATGGTGACTGTATCACGTACCTTGGACAGTAGAGGTAGGCTTTCCGGAAGCGTCGAGGACTGGACCCTCCCAGGTAACATCGAAGTAACTATTGATATGTGAGCTTCCATGAAGTTGCGATGATAAAGTTTTGATGTGAGCACGTACGTCTTGATGGCCATATTTGATTTAGATGCGTGAAATTGTCTTGAAGAGATGGAGGTGAAAGAGTTGTTGATGAAGGTGTTGCGAAGGAGGGGCAGCGAAGTGCTTTTCAACGCAGAAGCAGTGCGGGGCACGAATAGCATTTTTAGCGAAGTTGTTAAGAGCTCCCTAATTGGCCGGATTAGTGTTCTGGT
The Botrytis cinerea B05.10 chromosome 5, complete sequence DNA segment above includes these coding regions:
- the Bcp1 gene encoding Bcp1, which codes for MLFVPRTASALKSTSLPLLRNTFINNSFTSISSRQFHASKSNMAIKTYFDVTWEGPVLDASGKPTSTVQEQAGRITFNLYDDVVPKTAENFRALCTGEKGFGYAGSSFHRIIPQFMLQGGDFTRGNGTGGKSIYGEKFADENFERKHTRPGLLSMANAGPNTNGSQFFVTTVVTSWLDGKHVVFGEVADDESLMIVKALEATGSGSGKVQYNKKPTIVKSGEL